The Streptomyces sp. NBC_00306 sequence CGCGCGACGACATGCTTTCCGCGCTGGTCACCAATGTGGGACCGGGCGGACCCATGTCGACGATGGAGGTGCTCAGCACCGCGGCCCTGCTGCTGATCGCAGGCCATGAGACGACGGTCAACCTGATCACCAACGGGATGCTCACGCTGCTGCGCCACCCCGATGTCCTCCAGCGCTTGAGGGTCGAGCCGCGCATGGCCGTGCCGATCGTGGAGGAACTGCTGCGCTACGAACCGCCGGTGCAGTTGCTGCCGCAGCGCACGCCGATCACCGACATCGAGGTCCGCGGTGTCACCATCCCCAAGGGGGCGTCGCTGTGGCTGGTTCTGGCGTCGGGCAACCGTGACCCGGAACGCTTCGAGGACCCCGACCGCTTCGACCCGGACCGCAAGGACATCGAGCACCTGGGACTCGGCAGCGGTATCCACGGCTGCTTCGGCGCTCCGCTGGCGCGCCTCGAGGCCCAGGTCGCCCTGGCCGAGCTCGCCCGCAGACTCGACAACCCCCGCCTGGTGGAAGACCCTCCGCCGTATCGCCGCAACGCCGTTCTGCGCGGACCGCGCCATCTCAACATCGAGATCGACGGCCTGCGCCCGTAGGAGAGCCGGCCATGGGGATCGCGGCCCACAGCACATCGCAACAGGCGCTGCCGACGTGTCGACCCCATTGACTTGCTGAGTCTCGTTACGCAACCATGCCTCCACGTCGCGGACGAGGAGGCTGGACCATCGTGGAATGGACAGGCGCGCGCTACGCCGACAGGCCGACGGTCGAGGTACGGGCCTGGGTCGGCGCTCCACCCGGCCGGGTGTGGGAGTTGGTCTCGGATGTGACCCTGATGCCGGCCATGAGCGATGAGCTCCAGTCGGTCGAGTGGTTGGGCGGAGCCACTCGGCCCGCCCTCGGAGCCAGGTTCGTCGGCCGCAACAAGCACGATTCGTTCGGGGAGTGGGAAACCACCTCGCAGGTGATCGAGTACGACCGGGAACGCGTCTTCGCCTGGGCGGTGGGGGACACGGAGAATCCCAGCGCGGTCTGGCGTTTCCGGCTGGAGTCGAAGGACGGCGGGACCGAACTGTCGCAGTGGATGCAGATGGGCCCCGGCCGGTCCGGGCTGTCCTTCGCCATCGACGCCATGCCCGACAAGGAGCAGAAGATCGTGTTCGTGCGCTTGCGGGAGTTCGAGCGCAACATGACCGGCGTCCTCGAGCACATCAGGAAGCTGGCGGAGGCGTGATGCGGACCGCGACCACGATCGAGGCGGCCGGCGGTGCGGCCTGGTCCGATCAGACGGATTTCGTCGTCGAGGCCGAGAAGCTCGGCCTCGACATCTGCTGGGTGGCCGAGGCGTGGGGCTCCGACGCCCCCTCCGCGCTGGGCTTCTACGCGGCACGCACCGACCGGATGCTGCTCGGCTCCGCCGTGATGCAGGTCGGCACGCGGACCCCGGTCGCCCTCGCGCAGACGGCCATCACCCTGTCCAACCTCTCCGGCGGACGGTTCCTGCTGGGCCTCGGCCCGTCCGGTCCTCAGGTGATGGAAGGCCTGCACGGAGTACCGTTCGCCCGCCCCCTGGCCCGTGTCCGCGAGACCGTGGAGATCGTGCGGCAGGTGATGGACGGCGGCAAGATCTCCTACGCCGGCGGCGAGTTCCAGATCCCGCTGCCCGGTGGAGAGGCCGTCCCCATGCGGATCTCCCAGCGGGCCCAGCACCGGATTCCGATCTATCTGGCCGCGCTGTCGCCCGCCATGCTCAAGCTGACCGGGCGCATCGCCGACGGATGGCTCGGCACCAGTTTCGTTCCCGAAGGCGCGGGCGAGGCCTACTTCGCCCCGCTGGACGAAGGACTGGCCCGCAGTGGGCGAAGCCGCGCGGAGCTCGACGTCTGCCAGGGCGCCGAGGTGGCGTTCGCTCCCGACGAGGAGGCGCTCGGTGCCATGGTCGCCGACCGCAAGAAGGAACTCGCCTTCAGCCTCGGCGGGATGGGCTCGGCGTCGACCAACTTCTACAACCATGCCTACAGCCGCCAGGGCTGGGCGGACGTGGCCGCGGAGGTCCGAGACCGCTGGCAGGCAGGTGACCGTGACGGCGCGGCCGGCCTCGTCACCGACGAGATGGTGCTGGCAACCACGCTGATCGGCACGGAGGACATGGTGCGACAACGGCTGCGTGTATGGCGCGACTCGGGCGTGGACACCGTCCGTCTCTACCCGGCGGGTGAGACCCTTGATGCCCGGCTGGCCACGCTGGGCAGAGCGATCGAGCTGGTTCACGAGGTCGGTGGCGAGTCATGAGCGCGCGCAAGTCCTTCGCCAACTGGCCCTGTTCGATCGCCCGCACCGTGGACCTGCTCGGTGACGCCTGGACGTCCCTGCTGCTGCGCGAAGCGTTCTACGGAAGCCGTCGCTTCGACGAGTTCCAGCAGGAGCTGGGCATCGCCCGCAACACCCTGGCCGACCGGCTGCGCCGGCTGGTGGACGAGGGGCTGATGGACAGGCGGCTCTACGAGAGCGAGCCTCCTCGTCACGAGTATGTGTTGACCGAGAAGGGGCGCGATTTCTTTCCGGTCCTCGCCGCGATGGCGCGGTGGGGCGACCAGTGGCTCGCGGGCGAGGAGGGCGCTCCCGTCACCCTCCACCACGACGCGTGCGGCAACGACGCCCACCCCGAGGTGGTGTGCTCCGCGTGCGGCGACCCGATGCGGTCCGAGAACACGTCCGCGCGGATGGGCCCGGGATATCCGGAGAAGCTCAGGGAACGGCCCGACGTCCGGCGGCGCTTCGCGCGCTCGTAGGCGAGTGCGCCCGGAACGATGGCGCCCTGACCCGGCAAACGATGCGCCTTCTCCCGAGCTCCTGGAAGGAGCATCCCGGCCGGTGACTGCGCCCACCTCGAGCCGCAACTCACTGGCTACGTCCCCCTCTTGACAGCCGATCCGGCACGTCTCCGTGCGCGGCTCCCCGACGGTGACGTGCGGTCGCGGATGCGGACCGTGCTGGCGGAAGCACAGCGGCGTCTGTCTGTGCGCCAACCCCAAGGCAGGGCAGCGTCCGTCCACCAGCGCAAGCACAGGCGAGAGGAGGCCCGGCTGGTGTTCGGGCACGGATGCCGGGCCGCGCATTGATCCAAGCATTGATCCAAAAGTTGTCTGAACCACTCGGTTCGATGTCTCCCTGCCGTCTTCCACGGTTCACCGCAAACTGCTGGGATGCGCATGGCTGGTTCAACAGGGAGGCGTGAGTGAATCTTGTCGTGAACGGTGACGCGGAGAGCGGGCCCGGCGGGTCTGCGGAGCCCGTTCAGGGGGTGACGGGGTGGATCGTGCGTGAAGGGGCGCCCGCTCTCATCGCGTACGACCTCGGGGGCGGGTACCCGATGCCGTCCGACCCTGGGCCGGCCGGCCGGGGCAGCCGCTTCTTCTCCGGCGGGAACAGCCCGCGTACCGCTCTCGTCCAAGACATCGCCCTGCCCCCCCGGGGCGCCACGGGGCGGGCGGCCGTCGACACCGGCCGGGTCCGCTACACCCTCGCCGGATGGCTCGGCGGATACGCGGCGCAGGAGGACGGCGCACGGCTGTCCGTGGAGTTCCGGGACGCCAAGGGCACCCCCGTCGCCCTGTCCGTCCTCGGCCCCGTGACCGCCACCGAGCGCGGGTCCCGTACCGCACTCCTGAAGCGCACCGCGTCCGCGACGGTGCCGCCCGGGGCACGCACCGCGCGTGTGCTGCTCGTCTTCACCCGCAGCGGCGGCGGCACGTCCAACGACGGCTACGCCGATGCCGTATCGCTCACCTTGACCGCCACGGCGCAGGCTCACGAGGGACAGAAATGACCACGCTCAACCGACGGGATCTGCTCAAGGCCGCCGGCGCCGCCGGCGCCTTCAATCTCGCCTGGCCGCTGAGTGCCGGCCTCTCGCCGGCCCAGGCCCGGGAGGCCGCCGAGGTGCTCGGCGCCGACTACGATCCTGCGCCCTTCACCCTCGGCGTCGCGTCCGGCGACCCGCAGCCCAGCAGCATCGTGCTGTGGACCCGGCTCGCGCCGGAACCCCTTGCCGCCGAGCAGCGCTTGCCCGAGATCGTCGAGGTCGACTGGGTCGTGGCCACCGACCCGCAGCTCCGGCGTGTCATCGCCCGCGGCACGGCCCCCGCCTCCGCGACACTCGGCCACAGCGTCCACGTTCCGGTCGCCGGGCTCCGGCCGGGCACCCGTTACTGGTACGCCTTCAAGGCCCTCGGCAAGAAGAGCCGGGTGGGCAGGACCAAGACCGCGCCCGTCGGCCCCATCTCCTCCGTGCGCTTCGCGGCCGCCAACTGTCAGGCGTTCCACGACGGCTTCTACGCCGCCCATCGCGGAATCGCCCGCGAGAACGTCGACTTCGTCGTCCACCTGGGCGACTACATATACGAGCACGGCCAGGAAGGCGGCGTCCCGGCCGAACACGTCCGCGACCACGAAGGCCCGGAGATCTTCACCATCGCCGACTACCGCCGCCGCCACGCCCTCTACAAGGGGGACCGCTCCCTGCGCGAGGCCCATGCCGCCCATCCTTGGTTCCTCACCTGGGACGACCACGAGGTCGCCAACGACTACTCCAGCGCCGGCGGCGACGCCCCGTTCATGCAGCGCCGTGCGGCCGCGTACCAGGCCTGGTACGAGAACATGCCGCACCGTGACGCGGGCAATTCCGCCCTGCCCGACCCCGAGATCCACCGGGTCCGCCGCTGGGGCAACTTGCTGGAGCTGACGGTCCTCGATCTGCGCTCGTACCGCTCGGAAAGGAACCTCGCGGACGGCACGATCCTGGGCGCGGGCCAGAAGGCGTGGCTGAAGCGGGGGGTCGACCGCGCGCCCGACACCTGGCACGTCTGGGCCAACTCGATCATGCTGAGCCAGTTGCGCGGCCGCCCGGGCGGCTCGTACATGTTCACCGACCAATGGGACGGCTACCTCGCCGAGCGCAAGGAGGTCCTGAACCACATTCACAGCAGTGGCATGGAGGACTTCGTGGTCATCACCGGCGACTGGCACTCGGCATTCGTCGATGACGTCCGGCTCGACTTCGACGATACGTCCTCGCCGGTGATCGGTACGGAGTTCACCGCCCACTCCGTCACCTCGGGCGCGTACTCCCCGGACTGGAACGCGGCCAACGGCCCGCTCATGGGCGCGGCGAATCCCCATCTGAAGTACTTCGAGGGCAACCGCTACGGCTACGACGTCTACGAGGTCACCCCGAAGCGATTCAGCACCCATATGCGGGTCATCGCCGACCGCCGCGACCCGGCCTCGCCGGTCACGACGCTGACCACGTTCCATGTGGACCGTGGGAAGGCCGGTTCGTACGAAGACCCGGCCACGAAGAACTCGCCCGCTCAGTGGCGCAGGGACTCCTGACGCAGGCCGCAGACTGCACCGGCGCACGGTTGTGATGCGCACCGGGCCCACCCGGACCTTGCGGGCGGTCCCTCGCGAAACGGCCTCGACTTACCGCCCTGAAAGCAAGGCGCCTGACGGGTGAAAGACCAGCTCAGGCGCCTTGCTTTGCGCCCTAGAAGAACCCGAGCTTCTTCGGGGAGT is a genomic window containing:
- a CDS encoding phosphoesterase; the protein is MNLVVNGDAESGPGGSAEPVQGVTGWIVREGAPALIAYDLGGGYPMPSDPGPAGRGSRFFSGGNSPRTALVQDIALPPRGATGRAAVDTGRVRYTLAGWLGGYAAQEDGARLSVEFRDAKGTPVALSVLGPVTATERGSRTALLKRTASATVPPGARTARVLLVFTRSGGGTSNDGYADAVSLTLTATAQAHEGQK
- a CDS encoding winged helix-turn-helix transcriptional regulator — protein: MSARKSFANWPCSIARTVDLLGDAWTSLLLREAFYGSRRFDEFQQELGIARNTLADRLRRLVDEGLMDRRLYESEPPRHEYVLTEKGRDFFPVLAAMARWGDQWLAGEEGAPVTLHHDACGNDAHPEVVCSACGDPMRSENTSARMGPGYPEKLRERPDVRRRFARS
- a CDS encoding LLM class flavin-dependent oxidoreductase, giving the protein MRTATTIEAAGGAAWSDQTDFVVEAEKLGLDICWVAEAWGSDAPSALGFYAARTDRMLLGSAVMQVGTRTPVALAQTAITLSNLSGGRFLLGLGPSGPQVMEGLHGVPFARPLARVRETVEIVRQVMDGGKISYAGGEFQIPLPGGEAVPMRISQRAQHRIPIYLAALSPAMLKLTGRIADGWLGTSFVPEGAGEAYFAPLDEGLARSGRSRAELDVCQGAEVAFAPDEEALGAMVADRKKELAFSLGGMGSASTNFYNHAYSRQGWADVAAEVRDRWQAGDRDGAAGLVTDEMVLATTLIGTEDMVRQRLRVWRDSGVDTVRLYPAGETLDARLATLGRAIELVHEVGGES
- a CDS encoding alkaline phosphatase D family protein, with the translated sequence MTTLNRRDLLKAAGAAGAFNLAWPLSAGLSPAQAREAAEVLGADYDPAPFTLGVASGDPQPSSIVLWTRLAPEPLAAEQRLPEIVEVDWVVATDPQLRRVIARGTAPASATLGHSVHVPVAGLRPGTRYWYAFKALGKKSRVGRTKTAPVGPISSVRFAAANCQAFHDGFYAAHRGIARENVDFVVHLGDYIYEHGQEGGVPAEHVRDHEGPEIFTIADYRRRHALYKGDRSLREAHAAHPWFLTWDDHEVANDYSSAGGDAPFMQRRAAAYQAWYENMPHRDAGNSALPDPEIHRVRRWGNLLELTVLDLRSYRSERNLADGTILGAGQKAWLKRGVDRAPDTWHVWANSIMLSQLRGRPGGSYMFTDQWDGYLAERKEVLNHIHSSGMEDFVVITGDWHSAFVDDVRLDFDDTSSPVIGTEFTAHSVTSGAYSPDWNAANGPLMGAANPHLKYFEGNRYGYDVYEVTPKRFSTHMRVIADRRDPASPVTTLTTFHVDRGKAGSYEDPATKNSPAQWRRDS
- a CDS encoding SRPBCC family protein, whose product is MEWTGARYADRPTVEVRAWVGAPPGRVWELVSDVTLMPAMSDELQSVEWLGGATRPALGARFVGRNKHDSFGEWETTSQVIEYDRERVFAWAVGDTENPSAVWRFRLESKDGGTELSQWMQMGPGRSGLSFAIDAMPDKEQKIVFVRLREFERNMTGVLEHIRKLAEA